One Argonema galeatum A003/A1 genomic window carries:
- the larE gene encoding ATP-dependent sacrificial sulfur transferase LarE — MVLHKLEKIKQIFAEMDRASIAYSGGIDSTLVAKIAYDVLGDRALAITAESPSLLPEDLEDARIQAAEIGIPHEVIQTHEMENPNYTSNPVNRCYFCKSELHDTLKPLALQRGYPYVVDGVNADDLKDYRPGIQAAKERGARSPLAEVGITKAEVREISKHLGLPWWDKPAQPCLSSRFPYGEEITVAKLQRVGRCELYLRKLGWRNLRVRSEGDTAKIELPPEQIKEFVLTTDLPTLVSAFQEFGFLYVTLDLEGYRSGKLNQVLTPEIRNSTRSGMTIG, encoded by the coding sequence ATGGTGTTGCATAAATTAGAGAAAATCAAACAAATATTTGCTGAAATGGATCGGGCCTCGATCGCGTATTCTGGGGGCATTGATAGCACGCTGGTAGCAAAAATAGCTTATGATGTCTTAGGCGATCGGGCCTTGGCCATCACCGCCGAATCTCCCTCATTGCTGCCTGAAGACTTGGAGGATGCGCGAATTCAAGCGGCTGAAATTGGTATTCCCCATGAGGTAATCCAAACTCACGAGATGGAGAATCCCAATTATACCTCTAATCCTGTAAATCGCTGTTATTTTTGCAAAAGCGAATTGCACGACACCCTCAAACCTTTGGCGTTGCAGCGCGGTTATCCCTATGTGGTCGATGGGGTGAATGCAGACGATTTGAAAGATTATCGTCCGGGGATACAAGCGGCCAAAGAAAGGGGGGCCCGATCGCCTTTAGCAGAAGTTGGTATAACTAAAGCAGAAGTGCGAGAAATATCCAAACATTTAGGTTTACCTTGGTGGGATAAACCAGCGCAACCTTGTCTGAGTTCTCGCTTTCCTTACGGTGAAGAAATTACTGTCGCCAAATTGCAAAGAGTAGGCAGATGCGAACTATATTTGCGTAAGTTAGGTTGGCGAAATTTGCGCGTTCGTTCCGAAGGAGATACAGCCAAAATTGAATTACCGCCCGAACAAATAAAAGAGTTTGTTTTAACTACAGATTTGCCAACATTGGTGTCGGCGTTTCAGGAGTTCGGCTTTCTCTACGTAACCCTGGATTTGGAAGGTTATCGCAGCGGTAAATTGAATCAAGTTTTGACGCCAGAAATCCGCAATTCCACACGATCGGGGATGACGATCGGCTAG
- the pckA gene encoding phosphoenolpyruvate carboxykinase (ATP) produces MNTKTYDLASLNLKSLSGLAQTFCQVSNGMNGKSYGLEFLGIKNPGRIYRNLSVPQLVEHTLARGEGVLGNNGALFVRTGKYTGRSPKDKFIVDEPSIHDEIDWNSVNVPLSVEKFDRIYKRMLAYIQSKDLYIFDGYVGADSRYQLSVRVINELAWQNLFSHQLFIRPTAEELKNHYSDITVIAVPGFQGDPDIDGINSEAFIILNLAKRIVLIGGSQYAGEIKKSVFSFMNYLMTKRNVLPMHCAANMDEKGNTALFFGLSGTGKTTLSADRTRRLIGDDEHGWSEQGIFNFEGGCYAKTIRLSKKNEPQIWDALRFGALIENVIFDEESRVPNYDDDSLTENTRAAYPVEFIPNCVIPGVGGHPKTVIFLTADAFGVLPPIAKLTNRQAMYHFMSGYTSKLAGTERGVTQPEATFSSCFGKPFLPLSPTIYAEMLYERIIQHDADVYLVNTGWTGGPFGVGRRIEIKDTRAMVAAAINGELNHVKFHHHPIFQILVPEAVPGVNSAILDPEKTWSDRVAYEQHARALARRFVENFKQFHRVPLEIMEAAPCME; encoded by the coding sequence ATGAATACAAAAACTTACGATCTAGCTTCTTTAAACTTGAAAAGTCTGAGTGGTTTAGCTCAGACCTTTTGCCAAGTTAGCAATGGGATGAATGGAAAGTCTTACGGACTAGAGTTTTTAGGCATAAAAAACCCCGGTCGGATCTACCGCAATCTATCAGTTCCTCAGCTAGTGGAACACACTTTAGCAAGGGGAGAAGGGGTCTTGGGAAACAATGGCGCTCTTTTTGTGAGAACGGGAAAATACACGGGCCGATCGCCTAAAGATAAATTCATAGTTGACGAACCAAGTATCCATGATGAAATAGATTGGAATAGCGTCAATGTTCCCCTTTCCGTCGAAAAATTTGACCGGATCTACAAGCGGATGCTGGCTTATATTCAAAGCAAAGACTTGTATATCTTTGATGGTTATGTTGGTGCCGATTCAAGATACCAACTAAGCGTCAGAGTGATTAATGAACTGGCTTGGCAAAATTTATTTTCCCATCAACTTTTCATCAGACCAACAGCAGAAGAACTAAAAAATCATTACTCTGATATCACCGTTATCGCGGTTCCAGGTTTCCAGGGAGATCCAGATATTGATGGCATCAACAGCGAAGCGTTCATTATTCTCAACTTAGCCAAAAGAATCGTTTTAATTGGCGGTTCTCAGTATGCTGGTGAAATCAAAAAATCCGTCTTCTCATTCATGAACTACTTGATGACAAAACGCAATGTTTTGCCGATGCACTGCGCTGCCAATATGGATGAAAAGGGCAACACGGCTTTATTTTTTGGACTTTCTGGCACTGGTAAAACAACTTTATCTGCCGATCGGACACGCCGGTTAATTGGCGATGACGAACATGGATGGTCGGAACAGGGAATATTTAACTTTGAGGGTGGATGTTATGCCAAAACAATTCGGCTTTCAAAGAAAAACGAACCGCAAATATGGGATGCGCTTCGTTTTGGCGCTTTGATTGAAAATGTAATTTTCGATGAAGAAAGCAGAGTGCCAAATTATGACGATGATAGCTTGACGGAAAATACCAGAGCAGCTTATCCGGTAGAATTTATTCCCAATTGTGTTATTCCTGGTGTGGGAGGTCATCCGAAAACGGTCATTTTTTTGACGGCTGATGCGTTTGGGGTTTTGCCACCGATCGCAAAACTAACTAATAGGCAGGCAATGTACCATTTCATGTCCGGTTACACCAGCAAGCTGGCGGGTACGGAACGAGGTGTTACTCAACCGGAAGCTACTTTTTCATCATGTTTTGGTAAGCCGTTTCTGCCACTTTCTCCTACTATTTATGCTGAGATGTTGTATGAAAGAATCATCCAGCACGACGCTGATGTGTATCTGGTGAATACGGGGTGGACTGGTGGGCCTTTTGGCGTCGGTCGTCGCATCGAGATTAAAGATACTCGCGCTATGGTTGCGGCGGCTATTAATGGCGAGTTAAACCATGTAAAATTTCATCACCACCCGATTTTCCAAATTTTAGTACCGGAAGCGGTTCCTGGGGTTAATAGCGCGATTTTAGACCCTGAAAAGACTTGGAGCGATCGCGTAGCTTATGAGCAACATGCGAGAGCTTTGGCTAGGCGTTTTGTAGAAAACTTTAAGCAGTTTCATCGAGTTCCTCTGGAAATTATGGAGGCAGCCCCATGTATGGAGTAA
- a CDS encoding SAM-dependent methyltransferase translates to MGLKLEQVIPWGRSMQEYVKMFGLTPDDLRLAILDCAGGPASFNAEMTRQGYKTISCDPLYQFTEDEIAQRIQDTYQTVIEGVQANLDSYIWEDIQSPDRLGKVRMTAMHQFLEDFPAGFQEGRYLTDGLPVLPFNSNQFDLALCSHFLFSYSDQLSEEFHLASILEMSRVAREARIFPVLNISGEVSPLLEPVMNKLEIQGYTLEIRQVAYEFQKGGNQLLRVCPPM, encoded by the coding sequence GTGGGCTTAAAGCTTGAGCAGGTAATTCCGTGGGGCCGATCGATGCAGGAATATGTCAAGATGTTTGGTTTGACACCAGACGATTTGAGGTTGGCGATTCTGGATTGTGCGGGTGGCCCAGCAAGCTTTAATGCTGAGATGACGCGCCAAGGATACAAGACGATCTCTTGCGATCCGCTTTATCAGTTTACGGAAGATGAAATTGCCCAGCGAATTCAGGATACTTACCAAACAGTTATTGAAGGTGTCCAGGCAAATTTGGACTCATATATTTGGGAAGATATACAGTCACCCGATCGACTGGGGAAAGTTCGGATGACAGCGATGCACCAATTTCTAGAAGATTTCCCAGCCGGATTTCAAGAAGGGCGCTATTTAACAGATGGGTTGCCGGTTTTGCCTTTCAATAGCAATCAGTTTGATTTGGCTTTGTGTTCTCATTTCCTGTTTAGTTATTCCGATCAACTTTCAGAAGAATTTCATCTGGCTTCGATTTTAGAAATGAGTCGCGTTGCCAGAGAAGCGCGGATTTTTCCCGTTTTGAATATATCGGGGGAGGTGTCACCATTACTTGAACCAGTAATGAATAAATTGGAAATCCAGGGATACACTTTGGAAATCAGGCAGGTTGCTTACGAATTTCAAAAAGGCGGCAACCAACTGTTGCGGGTATGTCCGCCAATGTGA
- a CDS encoding glucokinase yields the protein MTLLLAGDIGGTKTILRLVEQPAEGSMYSLDEATYSSRDYPDLVPIVQEFLGAATEHLGYTPVPQKACFAIAGPVVNNTAKLTNLTWSLDTKRLETELGIASISLINDFAAVGYGVLGLAESDLHTLQIGKPQPDAPIAVIGAGTGLGEGFLIPHADTYQVFGSEGGHADFAPRSELEFQLLKYLLDKHDIQRVSVERVVSGQGIVAIYQFLRDRQYCHESPEVGQIIRIWEQEAGQSEKTVDPAAVISKAALAKSDRLCEQTMEMFVEAYGAEAGNLALKLLPYGGLYIAGGIAAKNLPLMLEGSFLHAFTNKGRMRSLLEKVPVHIILNPQVGLIGAAISAARL from the coding sequence ATGACATTGTTACTGGCAGGCGATATCGGCGGCACGAAGACAATTCTGCGATTGGTTGAACAGCCAGCAGAGGGATCGATGTATAGCTTGGATGAGGCGACTTACTCCAGTCGCGACTATCCAGATTTAGTGCCCATAGTGCAGGAATTTCTTGGGGCGGCTACCGAGCATTTGGGCTATACACCCGTGCCGCAAAAGGCTTGTTTTGCGATCGCAGGCCCTGTTGTCAACAATACCGCAAAACTGACCAATCTAACTTGGTCACTCGACACCAAACGTTTGGAAACAGAACTCGGAATAGCATCCATCAGTCTCATCAACGACTTTGCCGCCGTTGGTTATGGCGTTTTGGGACTAGCCGAGTCAGACTTGCACACCTTGCAAATTGGCAAACCTCAGCCAGACGCCCCCATCGCCGTGATTGGTGCTGGTACGGGCTTGGGAGAAGGATTTTTAATCCCCCACGCAGATACCTATCAGGTTTTCGGTTCCGAAGGCGGACACGCTGATTTTGCGCCCCGCTCCGAATTAGAATTTCAGCTGTTAAAATACCTGCTCGATAAGCACGATATCCAGAGAGTTTCTGTCGAGCGAGTTGTTTCCGGTCAAGGAATTGTGGCGATTTACCAATTCTTAAGAGACAGACAATATTGCCATGAATCGCCAGAAGTCGGACAAATAATTAGAATTTGGGAACAAGAAGCTGGACAAAGTGAGAAGACTGTCGATCCAGCAGCTGTCATTTCCAAAGCTGCTTTAGCAAAAAGCGATCGCCTCTGCGAACAGACGATGGAAATGTTTGTAGAAGCCTACGGTGCAGAAGCAGGCAATCTCGCTCTTAAACTTCTACCTTATGGCGGTCTTTATATTGCTGGTGGTATCGCTGCAAAAAATTTACCGCTGATGCTGGAAGGAAGTTTTCTTCACGCTTTTACCAATAAAGGAAGAATGCGATCGCTACTCGAAAAAGTGCCAGTGCATATAATTTTGAATCCGCAAGTAGGGCTGATCGGTGCTGCCATTTCCGCTGCCAGATTGTAA
- a CDS encoding Uma2 family endonuclease → MITTAVTTKRLTFEEYLAYNDGTDTRYELVNGELVPMSLGSGQHGGVAEFLNDNFRSEIQRLGLDWTSKQMLIGIRSPRGGRWDTSRIPDVVVISLSQWRDLRNREAVIELNEQPPLLVVEVVSESTKTTDYRAKRVEYNVRDIPEYWIVDLLTNKVTVFTLIEELYEPVEFTGSDSIVSGTFPELELTVDLVLTAGE, encoded by the coding sequence ATGATAACAACCGCAGTAACAACTAAACGACTCACCTTTGAGGAGTACCTTGCTTACAACGATGGTACAGATACTCGCTACGAATTAGTTAATGGAGAATTGGTTCCTATGAGCCTTGGCAGTGGACAACACGGTGGAGTAGCCGAATTTCTCAACGATAATTTTCGCTCTGAAATTCAACGGCTAGGATTAGACTGGACATCTAAACAAATGCTGATTGGTATACGTTCTCCCCGTGGTGGTCGATGGGACACTTCCCGCATCCCCGATGTTGTTGTCATTTCCTTATCTCAATGGCGCGATTTGCGAAACCGAGAGGCTGTTATCGAACTCAACGAACAGCCTCCATTGTTAGTAGTAGAAGTTGTCAGCGAATCAACAAAAACGACAGATTATCGAGCCAAGCGAGTTGAGTATAATGTACGAGACATCCCAGAATATTGGATTGTGGATCTGTTAACCAATAAAGTGACAGTTTTTACTCTGATTGAGGAACTATACGAACCAGTTGAATTTACGGGTTCCGATAGTATTGTGTCTGGAACTTTCCCTGAGTTAGAATTAACAGTAGATCTGGTATTAACCGCCGGAGAGTAG
- a CDS encoding DUF4864 domain-containing protein, translating into MQITDTDRITIRCVIESQLEAFQIDDEITAFSFATPGIQATFQSAEMFMEMVRAHYQAVYRPRAVVFDDLAIVNGYLSQPVLLLDPDGVPMRALYVMENQPNGSWRIHGCYLVPVEAQTIQ; encoded by the coding sequence ATGCAAATTACCGATACCGATCGCATAACCATTCGCTGTGTGATCGAAAGCCAGCTGGAAGCATTTCAAATTGACGATGAAATTACTGCATTCTCCTTTGCCACTCCGGGAATTCAGGCGACATTCCAAAGCGCAGAAATGTTTATGGAAATGGTAAGGGCTCATTACCAAGCAGTGTACCGCCCACGTGCGGTGGTGTTTGACGATCTTGCGATCGTCAACGGATACTTAAGTCAACCAGTACTGCTACTCGATCCCGACGGTGTGCCAATGAGGGCCCTTTACGTCATGGAAAATCAGCCCAACGGCAGTTGGAGAATTCACGGGTGCTATCTAGTTCCCGTAGAAGCGCAAACCATCCAATAA
- a CDS encoding type II toxin-antitoxin system VapB family antitoxin, with the protein MTNIQIDETLLQEALALGKHPTTSAAIEAALREYIQHRKQLKVLELFGTIDYDEDYDYKQQRQKI; encoded by the coding sequence GTGACTAATATCCAAATTGACGAAACCCTCCTCCAAGAAGCCCTTGCACTGGGTAAACATCCTACAACCAGCGCGGCAATCGAGGCTGCGCTACGCGAGTACATCCAACACCGCAAGCAACTTAAAGTATTGGAACTTTTTGGCACTATTGACTACGACGAAGATTACGACTACAAGCAACAACGGCAAAAAATATGA
- a CDS encoding endonuclease NucS domain-containing protein, which translates to MGEWESGRVGEWESGRVGQKSCPSSKRKSLYTSKIPLGEDANLYVSHHEVTSSFYAGILKLAKLGNRGNMISYVNLRKTGTGWEFESEEVLEDFAWANLTQLFGLTPLKRQYIVNDQRCDILALGENKQLVVLELKNVEDRYVVQQLTRYYDALRQEKPFNEEVDYEQPIGLIAVTPSFHRDNFTDRKYCHLNVQFLRFEVLAGGEKFYLQLNDVDSGKLTEFDIYYQEIESNDDNKPAPPRALINILSKFSDADSQLLLRMRQKILTFDKRMQEKVESGSISYGKGKSKPCAEIMGKKSTYRKNLIIPRLILWLPISPDLNKINSFNRIGRMIISSKSFPRNSFLSQIDQYSYVAYKPKESRSHSANQYWSIEQYIRLYLGTEEYVYPPLGDIDCINFLVELALTEWLKRL; encoded by the coding sequence GTGGGAGAGTGGGAGAGTGGGAGAGTGGGAGAGTGGGAGAGTGGGAGAGTAGGCCAAAAATCCTGTCCCTCATCCAAGCGCAAATCGCTATATACAAGCAAAATCCCCCTGGGTGAGGATGCGAATCTCTATGTTTCGCACCATGAAGTTACATCAAGTTTTTATGCGGGAATACTAAAATTAGCAAAGTTAGGAAACAGGGGCAATATGATAAGTTACGTCAATTTAAGGAAAACCGGGACAGGCTGGGAATTTGAGAGTGAAGAGGTTTTGGAAGATTTTGCCTGGGCTAATTTAACCCAGCTATTCGGCTTAACTCCTCTAAAACGTCAATATATTGTAAATGACCAAAGATGCGACATTTTAGCGCTGGGTGAGAATAAACAGTTGGTGGTGCTGGAGTTGAAAAATGTTGAAGATCGATATGTTGTTCAGCAGCTAACTCGTTATTATGACGCTTTGCGCCAAGAGAAACCTTTTAACGAAGAGGTGGACTATGAGCAACCTATTGGGTTAATTGCGGTTACTCCAAGTTTTCATCGAGATAACTTTACAGATAGGAAGTATTGTCATCTAAATGTCCAATTTTTAAGGTTTGAGGTTTTGGCAGGTGGGGAGAAGTTTTATTTACAGTTGAATGATGTGGATAGTGGCAAACTTACTGAATTTGATATTTATTATCAGGAAATAGAAAGTAATGATGATAATAAACCTGCGCCTCCCAGAGCGCTTATTAATATTTTATCTAAATTTTCAGATGCTGATAGTCAATTGTTATTGCGTATGCGGCAAAAAATACTTACCTTTGATAAACGAATGCAAGAAAAAGTTGAATCAGGAAGTATTAGCTATGGTAAAGGAAAGAGTAAACCATGTGCTGAAATCATGGGCAAAAAATCTACATATAGAAAGAATTTAATCATTCCACGCCTAATTTTATGGCTGCCCATTTCGCCGGATTTAAATAAAATTAATAGCTTTAACAGAATCGGTAGAATGATAATTTCGAGTAAATCGTTTCCCAGAAATTCATTTCTTAGTCAGATCGATCAATATTCCTATGTTGCCTACAAACCAAAGGAGTCTCGTTCTCATTCTGCTAATCAGTATTGGAGCATTGAACAATACATCCGTTTATATTTGGGTACAGAAGAATATGTATATCCTCCTTTGGGTGATATAGATTGTATTAATTTTTTAGTCGAACTAGCTTTAACGGAATGGCTTAAAAGACTTTAA
- a CDS encoding histidine phosphatase family protein produces the protein MSQTVWIARHGNRLDFVNPDWFLSAERPYDPPLSDDGVIQAYQLGQRLKAENIAHIFASPFLRTVQTANQVAEALDLPIKLEPGLSEWLNPNWMESNPEKLSLAQLHEQFPRIDLSHAPRGIAAEYPETGETAMQRSGETARRLADEFPEGILLVGHGASVIGTTMGLLGVTTEPEINATLCCLVKIVRNDREWVMELNGDTSHLNQTEKVIRFH, from the coding sequence ATGTCCCAAACAGTTTGGATCGCCCGCCACGGCAATCGCCTCGACTTCGTAAACCCCGACTGGTTCCTCAGCGCAGAACGCCCCTACGATCCTCCCCTTTCCGATGATGGCGTCATCCAAGCATATCAACTGGGGCAACGCCTCAAAGCAGAAAACATCGCCCATATCTTCGCTTCCCCCTTTCTGCGAACCGTGCAAACCGCCAACCAAGTCGCAGAAGCGCTGGATTTGCCCATCAAACTCGAACCGGGATTGAGCGAATGGTTAAATCCTAACTGGATGGAATCGAATCCAGAAAAACTCTCCCTGGCACAATTGCACGAGCAATTTCCTAGAATTGACCTCTCGCACGCACCTAGAGGCATTGCGGCTGAATACCCCGAAACAGGAGAAACAGCAATGCAACGATCGGGCGAAACCGCTAGACGCCTTGCAGATGAGTTTCCAGAAGGCATCCTGCTGGTGGGGCATGGCGCATCGGTGATCGGTACGACAATGGGATTGCTGGGTGTCACAACCGAACCGGAAATCAACGCGACCCTGTGCTGTTTGGTCAAAATCGTTCGTAACGATCGAGAATGGGTGATGGAACTCAACGGGGATACTTCTCATTTGAACCAAACAGAGAAAGTTATCCGGTTCCATTAA
- a CDS encoding Uma2 family endonuclease, which translates to MTAVIVNLNPVIKLTDDQFYQLCRSNPDVKLERNELGELIVMPPTGGETGRCNAGIIVDFGIWNRQTKLGEVFDSSTCFKLPNGADRSPDVSWIRQDRWDALTSEEREKFPPIAPDFVLELMSPTDTLKETQAKMQEYMENEVKLGWLINRKTRRVEIYRQGQGVEVLESPTELSGEDVLPGFVLNMQIVWG; encoded by the coding sequence ATGACTGCCGTGATCGTAAACTTGAATCCCGTTATCAAACTAACCGACGATCAATTTTATCAACTTTGTCGGTCAAATCCCGATGTTAAATTGGAACGCAACGAGCTAGGAGAATTAATTGTTATGCCGCCTACAGGTGGAGAAACTGGAAGATGTAATGCTGGAATTATTGTTGATTTCGGAATTTGGAATCGCCAAACTAAACTCGGTGAAGTATTCGATTCCTCAACTTGTTTCAAACTACCGAACGGGGCCGATCGCTCCCCCGATGTTTCTTGGATAAGACAAGATAGATGGGATGCACTTACATCCGAAGAAAGAGAGAAATTTCCGCCGATTGCACCGGATTTTGTTTTAGAGTTAATGTCACCGACTGATACTTTAAAAGAAACGCAAGCTAAAATGCAAGAATATATGGAGAACGAAGTAAAACTCGGTTGGTTAATTAACCGAAAAACACGCAGAGTTGAAATTTATCGACAAGGACAAGGTGTAGAAGTGCTGGAATCTCCGACAGAATTATCGGGAGAAGATGTCTTACCTGGTTTTGTCCTCAATATGCAAATTGTCTGGGGATAG
- a CDS encoding RNA-guided endonuclease InsQ/TnpB family protein, producing MPLNYQYRAYPNTKQKLQLNDWLRICRYWYNKQLGDRFDWYQHNRTSINSCPLICSIPILRDNPSYYSQKKQLPVSKEDLIKVSYSGELLDFTSVPSQTLQDVSKRVELAFSRFIEGDYKGNRSGKPRFKNAARYRTIKIEGQAITVERVEQEWLFLSFAKLKGWVKVRLHRPLPNGFTLKNALLTNKVDGWYITICLEDPNVPTFTPEQIIPTWDNTLGLDAVLHEDDYLATSENTKLPSLKSFRKSEKRLALVSNRKSTKKKGSKQRRKLILREGREYQRIARARKDHAFKTAHALVRIGKKVIVHEDLNLLALSKRNKVKKDEDGKYLPNGQSAKSGLNKSWNDAAFGQFFTILEYIAEKAGTRIIAVKPAYTSQLLAYRDEFIFTDSNIRKYWDEKESLWVDRDVNASINVKRVGLGLFPTIKRRKGNPVVGDSTTNSTSKEVLATLRNVPEAYTVFGTPNRCR from the coding sequence ATGCCGCTTAACTATCAGTACCGCGCTTATCCAAACACCAAGCAAAAACTACAGCTAAATGATTGGTTAAGAATTTGTCGGTACTGGTACAACAAGCAGCTAGGCGACAGGTTCGACTGGTATCAGCATAATCGTACATCAATTAATTCTTGTCCGTTAATTTGTTCAATACCAATACTACGAGACAACCCCAGCTATTACTCACAGAAAAAACAACTGCCTGTGAGCAAGGAAGACTTGATAAAGGTAAGCTATTCTGGCGAACTACTAGACTTTACAAGTGTTCCATCTCAGACCTTACAGGATGTATCAAAGCGTGTAGAGTTGGCTTTTTCTCGCTTTATTGAAGGTGATTACAAAGGAAATCGTAGTGGTAAACCTCGTTTTAAAAATGCTGCACGTTATCGCACAATAAAAATTGAAGGTCAAGCCATTACTGTTGAGCGTGTTGAGCAAGAATGGCTATTCTTGTCATTTGCCAAGTTAAAAGGTTGGGTAAAGGTGCGTTTACATCGCCCATTACCTAATGGGTTTACATTAAAAAATGCGCTTTTGACAAACAAGGTGGATGGGTGGTACATCACCATTTGTTTGGAAGACCCTAATGTGCCTACTTTCACCCCTGAACAGATAATTCCCACTTGGGATAACACTCTCGGACTGGATGCGGTATTGCATGAAGATGATTATTTGGCAACATCAGAGAATACTAAATTACCTTCTTTGAAGTCTTTCAGGAAATCCGAGAAGCGACTAGCTTTAGTGTCTAACCGCAAGTCCACCAAAAAGAAGGGTAGCAAACAGCGCCGTAAGCTCATCTTACGGGAAGGGCGCGAATATCAACGTATAGCTAGAGCAAGGAAGGATCACGCATTTAAAACTGCTCATGCGTTGGTGCGTATTGGCAAAAAGGTCATTGTTCACGAAGATTTAAATTTATTGGCTTTGTCGAAACGGAACAAAGTTAAAAAAGATGAAGATGGCAAGTATTTACCAAACGGTCAATCAGCCAAGTCTGGGTTAAACAAGTCTTGGAATGATGCCGCATTTGGACAATTTTTCACAATCCTAGAATACATAGCTGAAAAAGCTGGGACTAGGATAATAGCAGTAAAACCTGCATACACATCTCAATTACTTGCCTATCGTGATGAATTTATCTTTACTGATTCCAATATTCGCAAATACTGGGACGAAAAAGAATCGCTTTGGGTCGATCGGGATGTTAACGCATCTATCAACGTAAAGCGCGTTGGGCTGGGACTGTTCCCAACGATAAAACGCCGTAAAGGGAATCCGGTAGTGGGTGATTCTACTACTAATAGTACCTCGAAGGAAGTTCTGGCAACATTGCGAAATGTACCAGAAGCCTACACCGTATTTGGTACTCCAAATCGGTGTAGGTAG
- a CDS encoding Uma2 family endonuclease has protein sequence MTAFIINLNPVIKLTDDQFYQICRSNPNVKFERNELGELIVMPPTGGETGNRNIEIAGDFVIWNRQTKLGKLFDSSTCFKLPNGADRSPDVSWIRQDRWDALTPEEREKFPPIAPDFVLELMSPTDTLKETQAKMQEYMDNEVKLGWLINRKTRRVEIYRQGQAVEVLESPTELSGEDILPGFVLNLQIVWG, from the coding sequence ATGACTGCCTTTATCATAAACTTGAATCCCGTTATCAAACTAACCGACGATCAATTTTATCAAATTTGTCGTTCAAATCCTAATGTTAAATTTGAACGCAACGAGCTAGGAGAATTAATTGTTATGCCACCTACCGGAGGAGAAACTGGAAACCGTAATATTGAAATAGCAGGAGATTTTGTAATTTGGAATCGACAAACTAAGTTGGGGAAATTATTCGATTCTTCCACTTGTTTCAAACTGCCCAATGGGGCCGATCGCTCCCCCGATGTTTCTTGGATAAGACAAGATAGATGGGATGCACTTACACCCGAAGAAAGAGAGAAATTTCCGCCAATTGCACCGGATTTTGTTTTAGAGTTAATGTCACCGACTGATACTTTAAAAGAAACGCAAGCTAAAATGCAAGAATATATGGATAACGAAGTAAAACTCGGTTGGTTAATTAACCGAAAAACACGCCGAGTTGAAATTTATCGACAAGGACAAGCTGTAGAAGTGCTGGAATCTCCGACAGAATTATCGGGAGAAGATATCTTACCTGGTTTTGTCCTCAATTTGCAAATTGTCTGGGGATAA
- a CDS encoding Uma2 family endonuclease, with amino-acid sequence MTAVIVNLNPVIKLTDDQFYQLCRSNPDVKLERNELGELIVMPPTGGETGKCNSEMNADFVIWNRQTKLGEVFDSSTCFKLPNGADRSPDVSWIRQDRWDALTSEEREKFPPIAPDFVLELMSPTDTLKETQAKMQEYMENEVKLGWLINRKTRRVEIYRQGQAVEVLESPTELSGEDVLPGFVLNLQIVWG; translated from the coding sequence ATGACTGCCGTGATCGTAAACTTGAATCCAGTTATCAAACTAACCGACGACCAATTTTATCAACTTTGTCGGTCAAATCCTGATGTTAAATTGGAACGCAACGAGCTAGGAGAACTAATTGTTATGCCGCCTACAGGTGGAGAAACAGGAAAATGTAATTCAGAAATGAATGCTGATTTTGTTATTTGGAATCGACAAACTAAACTCGGTGAAGTATTCGATTCCTCAACTTGTTTCAAACTGCCCAATGGGGCCGATCGTTCCCCCGATGTTTCTTGGATAAGACAAGATAGATGGGATGCACTTACATCCGAAGAAAGAGAGAAATTTCCGCCGATTGCACCAGATTTTGTTTTAGAGTTAATGTCACCGACTGATACTTTAAAAGAAACGCAAGCTAAAATGCAAGAATATATGGAGAACGAAGTAAAACTCGGTTGGTTAATTAACCGAAAAACACGCCGAGTTGAAATTTATCGACAAGGACAAGCTGTAGAAGTGCTGGAATCTCCGACAGAATTATCAGGAGAAGATGTCTTACCTGGTTTTGTCCTCAATTTGCAAATTGTTTGGGGATAA